A region from the Cervus elaphus chromosome 10, mCerEla1.1, whole genome shotgun sequence genome encodes:
- the PRSS53 gene encoding serine protease 53 isoform X2 has protein sequence MKQSWGLKLFILGAVVHIEGLQAAQRACGQRGPGPPEPQEGNTVPGEWPWQASVRRQGIHVCSGSLVADSWVLTAAHCFEKEAMTELNAWSVVLGSLQHEGLSPGAEEVGVTALQLPRAYNHYSQGSDLALLRLAHPVAHTPLCLPRPAHRFPFGTSCWATGWDQDTNDAPRTLRNLRLRLISRPTCNCLYNRLHQRSLASPARPGMLCGGPQPGMQGPCQGDSGGPVLCREPDGHWVQAGIISFASSCAREDTPVLLTNMAAHSSWLQARAQGAAFLTQNPETPEISDEDSCVACGSLRREGPQAGAPSPWPWDARLKHQGKLACGGALVSEEVVLTAAHCFIGRQIPEEWTVGLGVGPEESGLKQVILHGAYTHPEGGYDVALLLLAQPVTLGPSLRPLCLPYSDHRLPDGERGWVLGLARQGADTSSPQTVPVTLLGPRACSRLHGALGSNSILPGMVCTSVVGEPPGCERSPPTRTGSAVWTGRSTSLRSLSPSPSPSPEAARLTQPPAFPRQVRQRKGLWEGTCPESSTLQDREMSPVDAPHPALQSNTGVPSFSYSSSLQIQ, from the exons ATGAAGCAGAGCTGGGGACTGAAGCTGTTCATCCTGGGAGCCGTGGTCCACATAGAGG GTCTTCAAGCAGCTCAGCGTG CATGCGGGCAGCGAGGCCCTGGTCCCCCTGAGCCTCAGGAGGGCAACACGGTGCCTGGCGAGTGGCCATGGCAGGCCAGCGTGAGGAGGCAGGGCATCCACGTCTGCAGCGGGTCCCTGGTGGCAGACAGCTGGGTCCTCACTGCAGCCCACTGCTTTGAAAA GGAGGCAATGACAGAACTGAACGCCTGGTCAGTTGTCCTTGGTTCTCTGCAGCACGAAGGTCTGAGCCCAGGGGCTGAGGAGGTGGGGGTAACAGCTCTGCAGCTGCCCAGGGCTTACAACCACTACAGCCAGGGCTCAGACCTGGCCCTGCTCCGGCTCGCCCACCCCGTGGCCCACACACCTCTCTGCTTGCCCCGACCTGCCCATCGCTTCCCCTTTGGGACTTCCTGCTGGGCCACTGGCTGGGATCAGGACACCAATGATG CTCCCAGGACCCTACGGAATCTGCGCCTGCGTCTAATCAGCCGCCCCACGTGTAACTGTCTCTACAACCGCCTACACCAGCGGTCACTGGCCAGTCCGGCCAGGCCCGGGATGCTGTGTGGGGGTCCCCAGCCTGGGATGCAGGGGCCCTGTCAG GGAGATTCCGGGGGTCCTGTGCTGTGCCGCGAACCCGATGGACACTGGGTTCAAGCTGGGATCATCAGTTTTGCATCAAGCTGTGCCCGGGAAGACACTCCTGTGCTGCTGACCAATATGGCTGCTCACAGCTCCTGGCTGCAGGCTCGAGCTCAGGGGGCAGCCTTCCTAACCCAGAACCCGGAGACCCCGGAGATCAGTGATGAGGACAGCTGTGTAG CCTGTGGATCTCTGAGGAGAGAAGGCCCTCAGGCGGGAGCTCCCTCCCCGTGGCCCTGGGACGCTAGGCTGAAGCACCAAGGGAAGCTAGCTTGCGGTGGAGCCCTGGTGTCAGAGGAGGTGGTGCTGACTGCGGCCCACTGCTTCATTGG GCGCCAGATCCCAGAGGAATGGACAGTAGGCCTGGGGGTCGGCCCAGAGGAGTCGGGCCTGAAGCAAGTCATCCTGCATGGGGCGTATACCCACCCGGAGGGGGGCTATGACGTGGCCCTCCTGCTGTTGGCCCAGCCTGTAACCCTGGGCCCCAGCCTGCGGCCCCTCTGCCTGCCCTATTCGGACCACCGCCTGCCTGATGGGGAACGTGGCTGGGTCCTAGGGCTGGCCCGCCAAGGAGCAG ACACCAGCTCCCCTCAGACAGTGCCTGTGACCCTCCTGGGGCCCAGGGCCTGTAGCCGCCTGCATGGAGCCCTCGGGAGCAATAGCATTCTGCCGGGGATGGTGTGTACCAGTGTTGTGGGCGAGCCGCCCGGCTGTGAG CGCTCCCCACCTACGAGAACTGGGTCAGCAGTTTGGACTGGCAGGTCTACTTCGCTGAGGAGCCTGAGCCCGAGCCCGAGCCCGAGCCCAGAAGCTGCGCGGCTAACACAA CCCCCTGCCTTTCCCAGGCAGGTCCGACAGCGCAAAGGGCTCTGGGAAGGAACCTGCCCTGAAAGCTCCACCCTGCAGGACAGGGAGATGTCGCCCGTGGATGCCCCCCACCCCGCTCTGCAGTCCAACACAGGCGTCCCAAGCTTTTCCTATTCTTCATCCCTTCAGATCCAATGA
- the PRSS53 gene encoding serine protease 53 isoform X1, giving the protein MKQSWGLKLFILGAVVHIEGLQAAQRACGQRGPGPPEPQEGNTVPGEWPWQASVRRQGIHVCSGSLVADSWVLTAAHCFEKEAMTELNAWSVVLGSLQHEGLSPGAEEVGVTALQLPRAYNHYSQGSDLALLRLAHPVAHTPLCLPRPAHRFPFGTSCWATGWDQDTNDAPRTLRNLRLRLISRPTCNCLYNRLHQRSLASPARPGMLCGGPQPGMQGPCQGDSGGPVLCREPDGHWVQAGIISFASSCAREDTPVLLTNMAAHSSWLQARAQGAAFLTQNPETPEISDEDSCVACGSLRREGPQAGAPSPWPWDARLKHQGKLACGGALVSEEVVLTAAHCFIGRQIPEEWTVGLGVGPEESGLKQVILHGAYTHPEGGYDVALLLLAQPVTLGPSLRPLCLPYSDHRLPDGERGWVLGLARQGADTSSPQTVPVTLLGPRACSRLHGALGSNSILPGMVCTSVVGEPPGCERSPPTRTGSAVWTGRSTSLRSLSPSPSPSPEAARLTQASQPTADRWLWDAAVTARQLPQNCFSPIQPPAFPRQVRQRKGLWEGTCPESSTLQDREMSPVDAPHPALQSNTGVPSFSYSSSLQIQ; this is encoded by the exons ATGAAGCAGAGCTGGGGACTGAAGCTGTTCATCCTGGGAGCCGTGGTCCACATAGAGG GTCTTCAAGCAGCTCAGCGTG CATGCGGGCAGCGAGGCCCTGGTCCCCCTGAGCCTCAGGAGGGCAACACGGTGCCTGGCGAGTGGCCATGGCAGGCCAGCGTGAGGAGGCAGGGCATCCACGTCTGCAGCGGGTCCCTGGTGGCAGACAGCTGGGTCCTCACTGCAGCCCACTGCTTTGAAAA GGAGGCAATGACAGAACTGAACGCCTGGTCAGTTGTCCTTGGTTCTCTGCAGCACGAAGGTCTGAGCCCAGGGGCTGAGGAGGTGGGGGTAACAGCTCTGCAGCTGCCCAGGGCTTACAACCACTACAGCCAGGGCTCAGACCTGGCCCTGCTCCGGCTCGCCCACCCCGTGGCCCACACACCTCTCTGCTTGCCCCGACCTGCCCATCGCTTCCCCTTTGGGACTTCCTGCTGGGCCACTGGCTGGGATCAGGACACCAATGATG CTCCCAGGACCCTACGGAATCTGCGCCTGCGTCTAATCAGCCGCCCCACGTGTAACTGTCTCTACAACCGCCTACACCAGCGGTCACTGGCCAGTCCGGCCAGGCCCGGGATGCTGTGTGGGGGTCCCCAGCCTGGGATGCAGGGGCCCTGTCAG GGAGATTCCGGGGGTCCTGTGCTGTGCCGCGAACCCGATGGACACTGGGTTCAAGCTGGGATCATCAGTTTTGCATCAAGCTGTGCCCGGGAAGACACTCCTGTGCTGCTGACCAATATGGCTGCTCACAGCTCCTGGCTGCAGGCTCGAGCTCAGGGGGCAGCCTTCCTAACCCAGAACCCGGAGACCCCGGAGATCAGTGATGAGGACAGCTGTGTAG CCTGTGGATCTCTGAGGAGAGAAGGCCCTCAGGCGGGAGCTCCCTCCCCGTGGCCCTGGGACGCTAGGCTGAAGCACCAAGGGAAGCTAGCTTGCGGTGGAGCCCTGGTGTCAGAGGAGGTGGTGCTGACTGCGGCCCACTGCTTCATTGG GCGCCAGATCCCAGAGGAATGGACAGTAGGCCTGGGGGTCGGCCCAGAGGAGTCGGGCCTGAAGCAAGTCATCCTGCATGGGGCGTATACCCACCCGGAGGGGGGCTATGACGTGGCCCTCCTGCTGTTGGCCCAGCCTGTAACCCTGGGCCCCAGCCTGCGGCCCCTCTGCCTGCCCTATTCGGACCACCGCCTGCCTGATGGGGAACGTGGCTGGGTCCTAGGGCTGGCCCGCCAAGGAGCAG ACACCAGCTCCCCTCAGACAGTGCCTGTGACCCTCCTGGGGCCCAGGGCCTGTAGCCGCCTGCATGGAGCCCTCGGGAGCAATAGCATTCTGCCGGGGATGGTGTGTACCAGTGTTGTGGGCGAGCCGCCCGGCTGTGAG CGCTCCCCACCTACGAGAACTGGGTCAGCAGTTTGGACTGGCAGGTCTACTTCGCTGAGGAGCCTGAGCCCGAGCCCGAGCCCGAGCCCAGAAGCTGCGCGGCTAACACAA GCCAGCCAGCCAACTGCTGACAGGTGGCTCTGGGACGCTGCAGTCACAGCAAGGCAACTCCCACAAAATTGCTTCTCTCCCATCCAGCCCCCTGCCTTTCCCAGGCAGGTCCGACAGCGCAAAGGGCTCTGGGAAGGAACCTGCCCTGAAAGCTCCACCCTGCAGGACAGGGAGATGTCGCCCGTGGATGCCCCCCACCCCGCTCTGCAGTCCAACACAGGCGTCCCAAGCTTTTCCTATTCTTCATCCCTTCAGATCCAATGA
- the PRSS53 gene encoding serine protease 53 isoform X3, producing the protein MKQSWGLKLFILGAVVHIEGLQAAQRACGQRGPGPPEPQEGNTVPGEWPWQASVRRQGIHVCSGSLVADSWVLTAAHCFEKEAMTELNAWSVVLGSLQHEGLSPGAEEVGVTALQLPRAYNHYSQGSDLALLRLAHPVAHTPLCLPRPAHRFPFGTSCWATGWDQDTNDAPRTLRNLRLRLISRPTCNCLYNRLHQRSLASPARPGMLCGGPQPGMQGPCQGDSGGPVLCREPDGHWVQAGIISFASSCAREDTPVLLTNMAAHSSWLQARAQGAAFLTQNPETPEISDEDSCVACGSLRREGPQAGAPSPWPWDARLKHQGKLACGGALVSEEVVLTAAHCFIGRQIPEEWTVGLGVGPEESGLKQVILHGAYTHPEGGYDVALLLLAQPVTLGPSLRPLCLPYSDHRLPDGERGWVLGLARQGADTSSPQTVPVTLLGPRACSRLHGALGSNSILPGMVCTSVVGEPPGCEGLSGAPLVHEVRGTWFLAGLHSFGDACQGPARPAVFAALPTYENWVSSLDWQVYFAEEPEPEPEPEPRSCAANTTPCLSQAGPTAQRALGRNLP; encoded by the exons ATGAAGCAGAGCTGGGGACTGAAGCTGTTCATCCTGGGAGCCGTGGTCCACATAGAGG GTCTTCAAGCAGCTCAGCGTG CATGCGGGCAGCGAGGCCCTGGTCCCCCTGAGCCTCAGGAGGGCAACACGGTGCCTGGCGAGTGGCCATGGCAGGCCAGCGTGAGGAGGCAGGGCATCCACGTCTGCAGCGGGTCCCTGGTGGCAGACAGCTGGGTCCTCACTGCAGCCCACTGCTTTGAAAA GGAGGCAATGACAGAACTGAACGCCTGGTCAGTTGTCCTTGGTTCTCTGCAGCACGAAGGTCTGAGCCCAGGGGCTGAGGAGGTGGGGGTAACAGCTCTGCAGCTGCCCAGGGCTTACAACCACTACAGCCAGGGCTCAGACCTGGCCCTGCTCCGGCTCGCCCACCCCGTGGCCCACACACCTCTCTGCTTGCCCCGACCTGCCCATCGCTTCCCCTTTGGGACTTCCTGCTGGGCCACTGGCTGGGATCAGGACACCAATGATG CTCCCAGGACCCTACGGAATCTGCGCCTGCGTCTAATCAGCCGCCCCACGTGTAACTGTCTCTACAACCGCCTACACCAGCGGTCACTGGCCAGTCCGGCCAGGCCCGGGATGCTGTGTGGGGGTCCCCAGCCTGGGATGCAGGGGCCCTGTCAG GGAGATTCCGGGGGTCCTGTGCTGTGCCGCGAACCCGATGGACACTGGGTTCAAGCTGGGATCATCAGTTTTGCATCAAGCTGTGCCCGGGAAGACACTCCTGTGCTGCTGACCAATATGGCTGCTCACAGCTCCTGGCTGCAGGCTCGAGCTCAGGGGGCAGCCTTCCTAACCCAGAACCCGGAGACCCCGGAGATCAGTGATGAGGACAGCTGTGTAG CCTGTGGATCTCTGAGGAGAGAAGGCCCTCAGGCGGGAGCTCCCTCCCCGTGGCCCTGGGACGCTAGGCTGAAGCACCAAGGGAAGCTAGCTTGCGGTGGAGCCCTGGTGTCAGAGGAGGTGGTGCTGACTGCGGCCCACTGCTTCATTGG GCGCCAGATCCCAGAGGAATGGACAGTAGGCCTGGGGGTCGGCCCAGAGGAGTCGGGCCTGAAGCAAGTCATCCTGCATGGGGCGTATACCCACCCGGAGGGGGGCTATGACGTGGCCCTCCTGCTGTTGGCCCAGCCTGTAACCCTGGGCCCCAGCCTGCGGCCCCTCTGCCTGCCCTATTCGGACCACCGCCTGCCTGATGGGGAACGTGGCTGGGTCCTAGGGCTGGCCCGCCAAGGAGCAG ACACCAGCTCCCCTCAGACAGTGCCTGTGACCCTCCTGGGGCCCAGGGCCTGTAGCCGCCTGCATGGAGCCCTCGGGAGCAATAGCATTCTGCCGGGGATGGTGTGTACCAGTGTTGTGGGCGAGCCGCCCGGCTGTGAG GGCCTGTCGGGGGCACCGCTGGTGCACGAAGTGAGGGGCACATGGTTCCTGGCTGGGCTGCACAGCTTCGGAGATGCCTGCCAAGGCCCCGCAAGACCTGCTGTCTTTGCAGCGCTCCCCACCTACGAGAACTGGGTCAGCAGTTTGGACTGGCAGGTCTACTTCGCTGAGGAGCCTGAGCCCGAGCCCGAGCCCGAGCCCAGAAGCTGCGCGGCTAACACAA CCCCCTGCCTTTCCCAGGCAGGTCCGACAGCGCAAAGGGCTCTGGGAAGGAACCTGCCCTGA
- the PRSS53 gene encoding serine protease 53 isoform X4 — protein MKQSWGLKLFILGAVVHIEGLQAAQRACGQRGPGPPEPQEGNTVPGEWPWQASVRRQGIHVCSGSLVADSWVLTAAHCFEKEAMTELNAWSVVLGSLQHEGLSPGAEEVGVTALQLPRAYNHYSQGSDLALLRLAHPVAHTPLCLPRPAHRFPFGTSCWATGWDQDTNDAPRTLRNLRLRLISRPTCNCLYNRLHQRSLASPARPGMLCGGPQPGMQGPCQGDSGGPVLCREPDGHWVQAGIISFASSCAREDTPVLLTNMAAHSSWLQARAQGAAFLTQNPETPEISDEDSCVACGSLRREGPQAGAPSPWPWDARLKHQGKLACGGALVSEEVVLTAAHCFIGRQIPEEWTVGLGVGPEESGLKQVILHGAYTHPEGGYDVALLLLAQPVTLGPSLRPLCLPYSDHRLPDGERGWVLGLARQGADTSSPQTVPVTLLGPRACSRLHGALGSNSILPGMVCTSVVGEPPGCEGLSGAPLVHEVRGTWFLAGLHSFGDACQGPARPAVFAALPTYENWVSSLDWQVYFAEEPEPEPEPEPRSCAANTSQPANC, from the exons ATGAAGCAGAGCTGGGGACTGAAGCTGTTCATCCTGGGAGCCGTGGTCCACATAGAGG GTCTTCAAGCAGCTCAGCGTG CATGCGGGCAGCGAGGCCCTGGTCCCCCTGAGCCTCAGGAGGGCAACACGGTGCCTGGCGAGTGGCCATGGCAGGCCAGCGTGAGGAGGCAGGGCATCCACGTCTGCAGCGGGTCCCTGGTGGCAGACAGCTGGGTCCTCACTGCAGCCCACTGCTTTGAAAA GGAGGCAATGACAGAACTGAACGCCTGGTCAGTTGTCCTTGGTTCTCTGCAGCACGAAGGTCTGAGCCCAGGGGCTGAGGAGGTGGGGGTAACAGCTCTGCAGCTGCCCAGGGCTTACAACCACTACAGCCAGGGCTCAGACCTGGCCCTGCTCCGGCTCGCCCACCCCGTGGCCCACACACCTCTCTGCTTGCCCCGACCTGCCCATCGCTTCCCCTTTGGGACTTCCTGCTGGGCCACTGGCTGGGATCAGGACACCAATGATG CTCCCAGGACCCTACGGAATCTGCGCCTGCGTCTAATCAGCCGCCCCACGTGTAACTGTCTCTACAACCGCCTACACCAGCGGTCACTGGCCAGTCCGGCCAGGCCCGGGATGCTGTGTGGGGGTCCCCAGCCTGGGATGCAGGGGCCCTGTCAG GGAGATTCCGGGGGTCCTGTGCTGTGCCGCGAACCCGATGGACACTGGGTTCAAGCTGGGATCATCAGTTTTGCATCAAGCTGTGCCCGGGAAGACACTCCTGTGCTGCTGACCAATATGGCTGCTCACAGCTCCTGGCTGCAGGCTCGAGCTCAGGGGGCAGCCTTCCTAACCCAGAACCCGGAGACCCCGGAGATCAGTGATGAGGACAGCTGTGTAG CCTGTGGATCTCTGAGGAGAGAAGGCCCTCAGGCGGGAGCTCCCTCCCCGTGGCCCTGGGACGCTAGGCTGAAGCACCAAGGGAAGCTAGCTTGCGGTGGAGCCCTGGTGTCAGAGGAGGTGGTGCTGACTGCGGCCCACTGCTTCATTGG GCGCCAGATCCCAGAGGAATGGACAGTAGGCCTGGGGGTCGGCCCAGAGGAGTCGGGCCTGAAGCAAGTCATCCTGCATGGGGCGTATACCCACCCGGAGGGGGGCTATGACGTGGCCCTCCTGCTGTTGGCCCAGCCTGTAACCCTGGGCCCCAGCCTGCGGCCCCTCTGCCTGCCCTATTCGGACCACCGCCTGCCTGATGGGGAACGTGGCTGGGTCCTAGGGCTGGCCCGCCAAGGAGCAG ACACCAGCTCCCCTCAGACAGTGCCTGTGACCCTCCTGGGGCCCAGGGCCTGTAGCCGCCTGCATGGAGCCCTCGGGAGCAATAGCATTCTGCCGGGGATGGTGTGTACCAGTGTTGTGGGCGAGCCGCCCGGCTGTGAG GGCCTGTCGGGGGCACCGCTGGTGCACGAAGTGAGGGGCACATGGTTCCTGGCTGGGCTGCACAGCTTCGGAGATGCCTGCCAAGGCCCCGCAAGACCTGCTGTCTTTGCAGCGCTCCCCACCTACGAGAACTGGGTCAGCAGTTTGGACTGGCAGGTCTACTTCGCTGAGGAGCCTGAGCCCGAGCCCGAGCCCGAGCCCAGAAGCTGCGCGGCTAACACAA GCCAGCCAGCCAACTGCTGA
- the VKORC1 gene encoding vitamin K epoxide reductase complex subunit 1 produces MGTTWRSPGWVRLALCLAGLVLSLYALHVKAARARDRDYRALCDVGTAISCSRVFSSRWGRGFGLVEHVLGKDSVLNQSNSIFGCIFYTLQLLLGCLQSRWASVLLKLSSLVSLAGSVYLAWILFFVLYDFCIVCITTYAINVGLMVLSFREVQGPQSKVKEH; encoded by the exons ATGGGTACTACCTGGCGGAGTCCGGGGTGGGTGCGGCTCGCGCTCTGCCTCGCGGGCTTAGTGCTATCTCTCTACGCGCTGCACGTGAAGGCGGCGCGCGCCCGGGACCGGGATTACCGCGCGCTCTGCGACGTGGGCACCGCCATCAGCTGTTCGCGCGTCTTCTCCTCCAG GTGGGGCCGTGGCTTCGGACTGGTGGAACATGTGCTGGGCAAAGACAGTGTCCTCAATCAATCCAACAGCATATTTGGTTGCATCTTCTACACACTGCAGTTGTTGTTAG GTTGCCTGCAGAGCCGCTGGGCATCTGTTCTACTGAAGTTGAGTTCCTTGGTGTCTCTAGCTGGTTCTGTGTACCTGGCCTGGATCCTGTTCTTCGTGCTCTACGATTTCTGCATTGTTTGCATTACTACTTATGCCATCAATGTGGGCCTGATGGTGCTCAGTTTCCGGGAGGTCCAGGGACCCCAGAGCAAGGTCAAGGAGCACTGA
- the BCKDK gene encoding 3-methyl-2-oxobutanoate dehydrogenase [lipoamide] kinase, mitochondrial isoform X1, producing MILASVLGSGPRGGSPLRPLLGPALSLRARSTSATDTHHVEMARERSKTVTSFYNQSAIDVAAEKPSVRLTPTMMLYSGRSQDGSHLLKSARYLQQELPVRIAHRIKGFRSLPFIIGCNPTILHVHELYIRAFQKLTDFPPIKDQADEARYCQLVRQLLDDHKDVVTLLAEGLRESRKHIEDEKLVRYFLDKTLTSRLGIRMLATHHLALHEDKPDFVGIICTRLSPKKIIEKWVDFARRLCEHKYGNAPRVRINGHVAARFPFIPMPLDYILPELLKNAMRATMESHLDTPYNVPDVVITIANNDIDLVIRISDRGGGIAHKDLDRVMDYHFTTAEASTQDPRISPLFGHLDMHSGGQSGPMHGFGFGLPTSRAYAEYLGGSLRLQSLQGIGTDVYLRLRHIDGREESFRI from the exons ATGATACTGGCTTCGGTGCTGGGGAGCGGACCCCGGGGCGGGTCACCCCTCCGGCCTCTCTTGGGGCCCGCACTCTCGCTCCGGGCCCGCTCCACATCAGCCACCGATACCCACCACGTGGAGATGGCACGGGAGCGCTCTAAGACCGTCACCTCCTTTTACAACCAGTCAGCCATCGACGTGGCAGCGGAGAAG CCCTCAGTCCGTCTCACTCCAACCATGATGCTCTATTCAGGCCGCTCTCAGGATGGCAGTCACCTTCTG aAAAGTGCCCGCTACTTGCAGCAGGAGTTGCCAGTGAGGATCGCTCACCGCATCAAGGGCTTCCGCAGCCTTCCTTTCATCATTGGCTGCAACCCCACTATACTGCACGTG CACGAGCTGTACATCCGTGCCTTCCAGAAGCTGACAGACTTCCCTCCG ATCAAGGACCAGGCGGATGAGGCCCGATACTGCCAACTGGTGCGACAGCTGTTGGATGACCACAAGGATGTGGTGACCCTCTTGGCGGAAGGCCTGCGTGAGAGCCGGAAGCACATAGAG GATGAGAAGCTTGTCCGCTACTTCTTAGACAAGACGTTGACTTCAAGGCTTGGGATCCGTATGTTGGCCACCCACCATCTGGCACTACATGAAGACAAG CCTGACTTTGTTGGCATCATCTGCACTCGCCTGTCACCGAAGAAGATTATTGAAAAGTGGGTGGACTTTGCCAG ACGCCTGTGTGAGCACAAGTATGGCAATGCACCCCGAGTCCGCATCAACGGACATGTGGCAGCCCGTTTCCCCTTCATCCCGATGCCACTGGACTACATCCTACCTGAGCTGCTCAAGAACGCCATGAG AGCCACAATGGAGAGTCACCTCGACACTCCCTACAATGTCCCAGACGTCGTCATCACCATTGCCAACAATGATATCGATCTCGTCATCAG GATTTCAGACCGGGGCGGGGGAATTGCTCACAAAGACCTGGATCGGGTGATGGACTACCACTTCACTACAGCTGAGGCCAGCACCCAGGACCCCCGGATCAGCCCCCTCTTCGGCCACCTGGACATGCACAGTGGTGGCCAGTCGGGACCCATGCACGG cttTGGCTTCGGGCTGCCCACATCGCGGGCCTACGCAGAGTACCTCGGTGGTTCCCTTCGGCTGCAGTCACTTCAGGGCATTGGCACAGATGTCTACCTGCGGCTCCGTCACATCGATGGCCGGGAAGAAAGCTTCCGCATCTGA
- the BCKDK gene encoding 3-methyl-2-oxobutanoate dehydrogenase [lipoamide] kinase, mitochondrial isoform X2 yields MMLYSGRSQDGSHLLKSARYLQQELPVRIAHRIKGFRSLPFIIGCNPTILHVHELYIRAFQKLTDFPPIKDQADEARYCQLVRQLLDDHKDVVTLLAEGLRESRKHIEDEKLVRYFLDKTLTSRLGIRMLATHHLALHEDKPDFVGIICTRLSPKKIIEKWVDFARRLCEHKYGNAPRVRINGHVAARFPFIPMPLDYILPELLKNAMRATMESHLDTPYNVPDVVITIANNDIDLVIRISDRGGGIAHKDLDRVMDYHFTTAEASTQDPRISPLFGHLDMHSGGQSGPMHGFGFGLPTSRAYAEYLGGSLRLQSLQGIGTDVYLRLRHIDGREESFRI; encoded by the exons ATGATGCTCTATTCAGGCCGCTCTCAGGATGGCAGTCACCTTCTG aAAAGTGCCCGCTACTTGCAGCAGGAGTTGCCAGTGAGGATCGCTCACCGCATCAAGGGCTTCCGCAGCCTTCCTTTCATCATTGGCTGCAACCCCACTATACTGCACGTG CACGAGCTGTACATCCGTGCCTTCCAGAAGCTGACAGACTTCCCTCCG ATCAAGGACCAGGCGGATGAGGCCCGATACTGCCAACTGGTGCGACAGCTGTTGGATGACCACAAGGATGTGGTGACCCTCTTGGCGGAAGGCCTGCGTGAGAGCCGGAAGCACATAGAG GATGAGAAGCTTGTCCGCTACTTCTTAGACAAGACGTTGACTTCAAGGCTTGGGATCCGTATGTTGGCCACCCACCATCTGGCACTACATGAAGACAAG CCTGACTTTGTTGGCATCATCTGCACTCGCCTGTCACCGAAGAAGATTATTGAAAAGTGGGTGGACTTTGCCAG ACGCCTGTGTGAGCACAAGTATGGCAATGCACCCCGAGTCCGCATCAACGGACATGTGGCAGCCCGTTTCCCCTTCATCCCGATGCCACTGGACTACATCCTACCTGAGCTGCTCAAGAACGCCATGAG AGCCACAATGGAGAGTCACCTCGACACTCCCTACAATGTCCCAGACGTCGTCATCACCATTGCCAACAATGATATCGATCTCGTCATCAG GATTTCAGACCGGGGCGGGGGAATTGCTCACAAAGACCTGGATCGGGTGATGGACTACCACTTCACTACAGCTGAGGCCAGCACCCAGGACCCCCGGATCAGCCCCCTCTTCGGCCACCTGGACATGCACAGTGGTGGCCAGTCGGGACCCATGCACGG cttTGGCTTCGGGCTGCCCACATCGCGGGCCTACGCAGAGTACCTCGGTGGTTCCCTTCGGCTGCAGTCACTTCAGGGCATTGGCACAGATGTCTACCTGCGGCTCCGTCACATCGATGGCCGGGAAGAAAGCTTCCGCATCTGA